One region of Arcobacter sp. CECT 8983 genomic DNA includes:
- the ybaK gene encoding Cys-tRNA(Pro) deacylase produces the protein MTPAINFLKKNKCEFSIHKYDHDPLCQNYGLEVVEKLNLDAKQVFKTLLVELNPKELAVGIIPVSSKMSLKNIAKALDAKSAIMANKDEAQKVTGYLLGGISPFGQKKRLRTVLDKSALDFEKIYVSGGKRGIDIEVSVKDIEKLLKLKIMDICAK, from the coding sequence ATGACTCCTGCAATAAATTTTCTTAAAAAAAATAAATGTGAATTTTCTATACATAAGTATGACCATGACCCTTTATGTCAAAACTATGGCTTAGAAGTTGTAGAAAAACTAAACTTAGATGCGAAACAAGTATTTAAAACCCTTCTTGTAGAATTAAATCCAAAAGAGTTAGCAGTAGGAATTATTCCTGTTAGTTCAAAAATGTCTTTAAAAAATATTGCAAAAGCACTTGATGCAAAAAGTGCAATAATGGCAAATAAAGATGAAGCTCAAAAAGTAACAGGTTATCTTTTAGGAGGAATTTCTCCCTTTGGACAAAAAAAGAGGTTAAGAACTGTATTAGATAAAAGTGCTTTAGACTTTGAAAAGATTTATGTAAGTGGTGGAAAAAGAGGTATTGATATTGAAGTTAGTGTAAAAGATATTGAAAAGTTACTTAAACTTAAAATTATGGATATCTGCGCTAAGTAA
- a CDS encoding NAD-glutamate dehydrogenase domain-containing protein translates to MATTSSDMNAICSQLLTPNDLEISNELLEKVMKTNIVTQIEDVNGSYSIKIYSKKQIFLSETTPILHDIGFVIVDEVTYNIQNNKNMVFVSRFNLKLKDKTEEKKINNAKENLESIITTCLKDSSMDHSQVFSLVYNQNFDLRYITLVRAFIEYIDQAVLTINSETILHTFVTHHKITDYFVKYFCTKFNPKIKKRESELSKLEEVISEEIKQIPQITDDKILKLTFSFLDSLLRTNFYLNKETIAFKIDGKKFGQNLKGIQPNFENFVYHSDFYGVHLRMSKISRGGLRWSDRHEDYRQEVKSLMITQEGKNSIIIPDGSKGGFVINKETSEVTKEYFKEIYSLYINSNLDLVDNMVDGKVVINPEVVNYDGEDPYFVVAADKGTAAMSDVANEIAIQRNYWLGDAFASGGSNGYGHKDLGITARGAIMSTKRFFIEKGIDIYKDEVSIVGIGSMSGDVFGNGLIESDKFKLLAAISHKDIFIDPNPDLEVSYKERKRLFESKNGGWKNYNTKLISAGGGIFNRSDKEIELSPQIKKLVGTTKKTVSGEELCRMLLTMEVDLLFNGGVGTYVKASDENSIDIGDKQNEAVRVDATDIKAKIVSEGGNLGFTQKARIEYALSGGRINIDGIDNAGGVDTSDHEVNLKILLNAISVTDNICKEETQSTLNSMTDQVVNLVLQSTYNQALAISIDERFSRKYQNDFLKVIEVLEENVEAFDRRSFFIPKRENINEVVDIDGSIVRPVICSLFSYSKIFVKKILLESTLVDEQFALRYLYKYFPKSFVGAYEHELLTHPLKREIIATKMADVILNSQGCTFVSDYLKLGHERFLLKIKSYLIAKQLFGAKEIRQKIYSQDYIMDVECQYKLIGKLEYTLYASTKWMVKYLKKNQLDATHILDHKEELFSLLEQVHQQKAENYIKGDEVFNQFFTVIDYLRFAIPAITIKSSTSHSFKDVVTLFYLLVHEFNILDIIIALNKVKIANRNDMVLRNQVLQFIDFIVVDYTKKILDFQRMNEEPEAAFLNYINNEKDIFYKVRDNLDTFMTKENKDIKEIAVTVNQMMVSLL, encoded by the coding sequence ATGGCTACTACTTCTTCAGATATGAATGCAATTTGTTCTCAACTTTTGACTCCAAATGATTTAGAAATTTCCAATGAGCTTCTTGAAAAGGTTATGAAAACTAATATAGTAACCCAAATTGAAGACGTTAATGGTTCATATAGTATAAAAATATATTCTAAAAAACAAATATTTTTATCAGAAACAACACCTATTTTACATGATATTGGTTTTGTGATTGTTGATGAGGTAACTTATAATATTCAAAACAATAAAAATATGGTTTTTGTTTCACGTTTTAATTTAAAGCTAAAAGATAAAACTGAAGAAAAAAAGATTAATAATGCAAAAGAAAATTTAGAATCAATAATAACTACTTGTTTAAAAGATAGTTCAATGGATCACTCACAGGTTTTTTCTCTTGTTTATAATCAAAATTTTGATTTAAGATACATAACGCTTGTAAGGGCATTTATAGAGTATATTGACCAAGCTGTTTTAACTATAAATTCAGAAACTATACTTCATACCTTTGTTACTCATCATAAAATAACAGATTATTTTGTAAAGTATTTTTGTACAAAGTTTAATCCAAAAATTAAAAAAAGAGAAAGTGAATTATCTAAATTAGAAGAAGTTATATCTGAGGAAATTAAACAAATTCCTCAAATAACTGATGATAAAATCTTAAAACTAACTTTCTCTTTTTTAGACTCACTTTTAAGAACAAATTTTTATTTAAACAAAGAGACTATTGCCTTTAAAATTGATGGAAAAAAATTTGGTCAAAACCTAAAAGGAATACAACCAAATTTTGAAAATTTTGTTTATCATTCTGACTTTTATGGTGTTCATTTAAGAATGAGTAAGATTTCAAGAGGTGGTCTAAGATGGTCTGATAGACATGAAGATTATAGACAAGAAGTAAAATCTTTAATGATTACTCAAGAAGGAAAGAATTCTATTATTATTCCTGATGGTTCAAAAGGTGGTTTTGTAATAAACAAAGAAACAAGTGAAGTTACAAAAGAGTACTTCAAAGAGATTTATTCACTGTATATTAATTCAAATCTAGATTTAGTAGATAATATGGTTGATGGAAAAGTAGTAATCAATCCTGAAGTTGTAAATTATGATGGTGAAGACCCATATTTTGTTGTTGCAGCAGATAAGGGAACAGCAGCAATGAGTGATGTGGCAAATGAAATAGCTATCCAAAGAAATTATTGGTTAGGTGATGCATTTGCTAGTGGTGGAAGTAATGGCTACGGACATAAAGATTTAGGAATTACTGCTCGTGGAGCAATTATGTCAACAAAAAGATTCTTTATTGAAAAAGGAATTGATATTTATAAAGATGAAGTGTCTATAGTTGGTATTGGTTCTATGAGTGGAGATGTTTTTGGAAATGGTTTAATTGAATCAGATAAATTTAAACTACTTGCCGCAATCTCACACAAAGATATATTTATTGACCCTAATCCTGATTTAGAAGTTTCTTATAAAGAGAGAAAAAGATTATTTGAATCTAAAAATGGTGGATGGAAAAACTATAATACTAAATTAATCTCTGCTGGTGGTGGAATATTTAATAGAAGTGATAAAGAAATTGAGTTAAGTCCTCAAATTAAAAAATTAGTTGGTACTACTAAAAAGACAGTAAGTGGAGAAGAACTTTGTCGAATGTTACTTACTATGGAAGTAGATTTACTGTTTAATGGTGGAGTTGGTACATATGTAAAAGCAAGTGATGAAAACTCTATTGATATTGGTGACAAGCAAAATGAAGCAGTAAGAGTCGATGCTACTGATATTAAGGCAAAAATAGTTAGTGAAGGTGGAAATTTAGGTTTCACACAAAAAGCTAGAATAGAGTATGCTTTAAGTGGAGGAAGAATAAATATTGATGGTATTGATAATGCAGGTGGAGTTGATACTTCAGACCACGAAGTAAATTTAAAAATTCTTTTAAATGCAATAAGTGTAACAGACAATATTTGTAAAGAAGAGACTCAAAGTACTTTAAACTCTATGACAGATCAAGTTGTGAATTTAGTTTTACAAAGTACTTATAATCAAGCTTTAGCTATATCTATTGATGAAAGATTCTCAAGAAAATATCAAAATGATTTCCTAAAAGTAATAGAAGTCTTAGAAGAAAATGTTGAAGCTTTTGATAGAAGATCGTTCTTTATTCCAAAACGTGAAAATATAAATGAAGTAGTTGATATTGATGGCTCTATTGTAAGACCAGTTATTTGTTCACTATTTTCATATTCAAAAATTTTTGTTAAAAAAATATTATTAGAATCAACCCTTGTAGATGAACAGTTTGCATTAAGATATTTATATAAATATTTCCCTAAATCTTTTGTGGGAGCATATGAACATGAATTATTAACACATCCTCTAAAAAGAGAAATTATTGCAACTAAAATGGCAGATGTTATTTTAAATTCACAAGGTTGTACTTTTGTAAGTGATTATTTAAAATTAGGACATGAAAGATTCTTATTAAAAATCAAATCTTATTTAATAGCAAAACAACTATTTGGGGCTAAAGAAATTAGACAAAAAATATATTCACAAGACTATATTATGGATGTAGAGTGCCAATATAAGTTAATAGGAAAATTAGAATATACCTTATATGCAAGTACAAAATGGATGGTTAAATATCTTAAAAAGAATCAACTTGATGCAACACATATTTTAGACCATAAAGAGGAGTTATTCTCTTTATTAGAACAAGTGCATCAACAAAAAGCAGAAAACTATATAAAAGGAGATGAAGTATTTAATCAATTCTTTACTGTAATAGATTACCTAAGATTTGCAATTCCTGCAATTACAATCAAGTCTTCAACAAGTCATTCCTTTAAAGATGTTGTTACATTATTCTATTTATTAGTACATGAATTTAATATCTTAGATATTATTATTGCACTTAACAAAGTAAAAATAGCAAATAGAAATGATATGGTTCTTAGAAATCAAGTTTTACAGTTTATAGATTTTATTGTTGTTGATTACACTAAAAAGATTCTTGATTTTCAAAGAATGAATGAAGAACCAGAAGCTGCTTTTTTAAATTATATAAATAATGAAAAAGATATTTTCTATAAAGTTAGAGATAATCTTGATACATTTATGACTAAAGAAAATAAAGATATTAAAGAAATAGCAGTTACTGTTAACCAAATGATGGTATCATTATTATAA
- a CDS encoding GGDEF domain-containing protein, giving the protein MNIKKFNFCKFSTLLSIVLLAYISTTTYIEFFSSNGFASDEMFKLKIISLAIIFIALALIFTFFKIYKKKYIEKEIIERTHEIINENEKLKIHSHIDPLTQCLNKKYFMERFNEEVKRAIRDKQCLSLIVINIDEFKAFNDIYGQNEGDECIKLVANILVNHSNRPSDLVARFKSDEFYILLPNTKEPTLIANKCLESVRSLNIPHDNSIASNILTISAGVSTLMPLHPDQKDELLLKARHALSQAKRLGRNRVV; this is encoded by the coding sequence ATGAATATTAAAAAGTTTAACTTTTGTAAGTTTTCTACCTTATTATCAATTGTATTATTAGCATATATTTCTACGACTACTTATATTGAGTTTTTTAGCTCAAATGGTTTTGCCTCAGATGAAATGTTTAAATTAAAAATCATCTCATTGGCAATTATATTTATTGCCTTAGCACTTATTTTTACTTTCTTTAAAATCTATAAGAAAAAATATATTGAAAAAGAGATTATTGAAAGAACACATGAAATTATAAATGAAAATGAAAAGCTAAAAATTCACTCTCACATTGACCCTTTAACACAATGTTTAAATAAAAAATATTTTATGGAAAGATTTAATGAAGAGGTTAAAAGAGCAATTAGAGATAAACAATGTCTATCTTTAATAGTTATAAACATTGATGAGTTTAAAGCCTTCAATGATATTTATGGTCAAAATGAAGGAGATGAGTGTATCAAACTTGTGGCTAATATCTTAGTAAATCATAGCAATAGACCTAGTGATTTAGTTGCAAGATTCAAAAGCGATGAGTTTTATATTTTACTTCCAAATACAAAAGAACCAACACTTATTGCAAATAAATGTTTAGAGTCAGTTAGAAGTTTAAATATTCCCCACGATAATTCAATAGCTTCAAATATCTTAACTATAAGTGCTGGAGTTAGTACTTTAATGCCCTTACATCCAGACCAAAAAGATGAGTTGTTATTAAAAGCAAGACATGCTTTATCTCAAGCTAAAAGACTTGGAAGAAACAGAGTAGTATAA
- a CDS encoding globin → MQYNITPAQIGTRPQVSLPNPKILEALGEEGMRKMVSDHYDLLRQSNIRGLFPPTDEGFEMAKKHSADFFIQICGGPRYFDMSRGAPRMVARHMPFAITQEARRIWLESYIMVLNTLDLDEELKQSFWNYIDIFSIWMMNTHDEE, encoded by the coding sequence ATGCAATATAACATAACACCCGCACAAATAGGAACTAGACCTCAAGTATCTTTACCAAATCCAAAAATATTAGAAGCTTTAGGTGAAGAAGGCATGAGAAAAATGGTTTCTGACCACTATGATTTATTAAGACAAAGTAATATTAGAGGACTGTTCCCACCTACAGATGAAGGTTTTGAGATGGCTAAAAAGCACTCTGCTGACTTCTTTATACAAATTTGTGGAGGCCCTAGATATTTTGATATGAGTAGAGGTGCTCCAAGAATGGTTGCAAGACATATGCCATTTGCTATTACGCAAGAAGCTAGAAGAATCTGGTTAGAATCTTATATTATGGTTTTAAATACTCTTGATTTAGATGAAGAACTAAAACAATCTTTTTGGAACTATATTGATATATTTTCAATTTGGATGATGAATACACACGACGAAGAGTAG
- the ciaB gene encoding invasion protein CiaB, translating to MNDKFLNDLVEVYEYLDLQKNNTNKLITYLENEEYEKLTIIDEFAKTLDLELDSNLRLALVTRLVNLRDDSLVQVLKKLGKNEEEVINLQEKAYCFVRDFWHEKHKKTVEYIKHNNLLTPFYQAIFEGVYNVGLKMSSWQSSWTAHIINGVNKELLNMFDGNETKVFEYLKKHKLFDLGHNNIEADRSYSALVKQKDEYKSKAYIESFKEQTTAVVDALEDFEEALIELEDEIYNQKWDYILYIQALIKAFSENKTHLLVERWADVDRTWMKIKSPIQIGHPLEYYEDHFRKAVALEWDIRLTNPHFAQNDHRVNKIKSAFAKIFDNVKQSDEYKAIYDFSLKSLDKVQLYVGRPALFFGAEFNGLFSAQVVPNDEIVSKEEGKKIFAFSDEILQISRAKPFLKLSQEIFGQELLTKDREFLFNETDKWHQVYDISTIGHEYGHILWCDDETETLMNETGNFKNIEEFKATTGGLISFFLDSEDDEKELEEQVLIDLIKRAVGLIGWMEVDEVQPYYCEGLIHLNALFTVGILDFEKDKLSIDLSTSKIKKLKQWYVKTYTDLAKHYLDKKDATIFLANFAKKESKYFMPNDSKIKAFVEFYFNRYKEIGQELDKEDKKSNYIK from the coding sequence ATGAATGATAAATTTTTAAATGATTTAGTAGAAGTTTACGAATATTTAGATTTACAAAAAAACAATACAAACAAACTAATAACTTACTTAGAAAATGAAGAGTATGAAAAACTAACTATTATTGATGAGTTTGCAAAAACTTTAGACTTAGAACTTGATTCAAATCTTAGACTTGCACTTGTTACAAGATTGGTTAATTTAAGAGATGATTCTTTAGTTCAAGTTCTTAAAAAACTTGGTAAAAATGAAGAAGAAGTTATAAACTTACAAGAAAAAGCATACTGCTTTGTAAGAGACTTTTGGCATGAAAAACATAAAAAAACAGTTGAATATATCAAACACAATAACTTATTAACTCCTTTTTATCAAGCTATTTTTGAGGGTGTTTATAATGTTGGTTTAAAAATGTCATCATGGCAAAGTTCTTGGACAGCACATATTATAAATGGTGTAAACAAAGAACTTTTAAATATGTTTGATGGAAATGAAACTAAAGTTTTTGAATACCTTAAAAAACATAAACTATTTGATTTAGGACATAATAATATTGAAGCAGATAGATCATATTCTGCTTTAGTAAAACAAAAAGATGAATATAAATCAAAAGCATATATTGAAAGTTTCAAAGAACAAACAACAGCTGTAGTTGATGCTTTAGAAGATTTTGAAGAAGCACTTATAGAACTAGAAGATGAAATCTATAATCAAAAATGGGATTACATTTTATATATTCAAGCACTTATCAAAGCTTTCTCTGAAAATAAAACTCATCTTCTTGTAGAAAGATGGGCTGATGTTGATAGAACTTGGATGAAGATAAAATCTCCAATTCAAATAGGACATCCTTTAGAATATTATGAAGATCATTTTAGAAAAGCAGTTGCACTAGAGTGGGATATTAGACTTACAAATCCACACTTTGCACAAAATGACCACAGAGTAAACAAAATAAAATCAGCCTTTGCAAAAATCTTTGACAATGTAAAGCAAAGTGATGAATACAAAGCTATTTATGACTTCTCATTAAAATCACTTGACAAAGTACAATTATATGTGGGAAGACCTGCCCTATTTTTTGGAGCAGAGTTTAATGGATTATTTTCTGCACAAGTTGTGCCAAATGATGAAATAGTATCAAAGGAAGAAGGTAAAAAGATATTTGCATTCTCTGATGAGATTTTACAAATAAGCAGGGCAAAACCCTTTTTAAAGTTAAGCCAAGAGATTTTTGGACAAGAACTACTTACAAAAGATAGAGAATTCTTATTCAATGAAACTGATAAATGGCATCAAGTATATGACATAAGTACTATTGGACATGAGTATGGACATATCTTGTGGTGTGATGATGAAACAGAAACTCTTATGAATGAAACTGGAAACTTTAAAAACATAGAAGAGTTTAAAGCTACAACTGGTGGACTTATCTCATTTTTCCTAGATAGCGAAGATGATGAAAAAGAATTAGAAGAACAAGTTTTAATTGACCTTATAAAAAGAGCAGTAGGACTTATAGGTTGGATGGAAGTAGATGAAGTACAACCGTACTATTGTGAAGGACTTATTCACTTAAATGCCCTATTTACAGTTGGGATCTTAGACTTTGAAAAAGACAAGTTAAGTATTGATTTATCAACTTCAAAAATTAAAAAGTTAAAACAATGGTATGTTAAAACATACACTGATTTAGCAAAACACTATTTAGATAAAAAAGATGCAACAATATTCTTAGCGAACTTTGCAAAAAAAGAGTCTAAATACTTTATGCCTAATGATTCAAAAATCAAAGCCTTTGTAGAGTTTTATTTCAATAGATATAAAGAGATAGGACAAGAACTAGACAAAGAAGATAAAAAATCTAACTATATTAAATAA
- a CDS encoding filamentous hemagglutinin N-terminal domain-containing protein produces the protein MIFICSCFRILKGGKFSLIITSILSSTTLTFAAPAGGVVTSGSATINQNSNVTNINQTSNKATINWQDFSIGKNEIVNFKQPNSNSITLNRVIGSEKSIINGALNANGQVWILNSNGVLFGRNASINTSGLLATTAELSDKDFNAGNYNFKNATANSIINQGTIEIANNGSVILASNEVSNEGTIKAIKGSVHLVGADSYSINLNENSLVNLRVDKGVLDAMVSNSGTVIADGGKIYLTTNAVDELLKGVVNNIGILEANSIDDITGYIEVFAHGGEALVDGIISAEGGFIETSAKKIKFSDTLALNAGFGGTWLIDPNNIRIVSDATAEANLNNSGGLYTTLDDSTVLRASTIESHLNNGANVAVITSSAGTNLEDGDIFLETNINKTSGGDAVLTLKAHRNIVFADSYTSLTLYGSISSSSNKLNVVLWSDSDGNNDGSVWIPKNSSISTNGGNVWIGGGAGSITWNGVTIGDSYAVGSSFFSDEGKAIARGSSINGNINANGSTSGGDIYIKGLASQSSYYTSARGVSITGSIITNHQGNITIEGTAKGASDAVAIGDTALSNGSGILRVEDGTISINGYSNKSNASSDSIYLNNGSYIESTGTGTLIIDGNDDEISADSTSYIKIANLLLKNGFTTTLTNANNDIKTLAATGMTALTYSDLNDITIGTVGGVSGITANGDVNLSSGSDIFAYAPISNGSNILNLNATGNIYYDSNEPVNNESKNTDASSIISSNTYYTINDLPTFDNINNKSISTNDKLFDSSSFEQNTFDTESLSLNDVFGESKVEKKINSSSSNKNLTEQKIETKKDVSLNKSIENKVNIQTSNSTQTEQSSESNTSNESSSENETKENKSSKSSSKNLTENELAQNTYELDEAQIEIRVDENGKIVFSKSEIEVRVTATGKLIFSSSTKDVLATMGLAIKKISLKDNKIEIAITDKKDTSKYSATLTNGKPLPKYLKIDTKTGKINGVLPKGVKETKISIKALSKDKTVRVLNLKMEIKI, from the coding sequence TTGATTTTTATTTGTTCATGTTTTAGGATTCTAAAAGGTGGTAAATTTAGTTTAATCATTACTTCAATTCTTAGTTCAACTACTTTGACTTTTGCGGCACCAGCAGGAGGAGTTGTTACTTCTGGTTCTGCAACTATCAATCAAAATAGCAATGTAACAAATATAAATCAAACCTCTAACAAAGCAACAATCAATTGGCAAGATTTTTCTATTGGAAAAAATGAGATAGTTAATTTCAAGCAACCAAACTCTAATTCTATTACATTAAATAGAGTTATAGGAAGTGAAAAATCAATTATAAATGGTGCATTAAATGCAAATGGTCAAGTTTGGATACTAAATTCAAATGGTGTTTTATTTGGCAGAAATGCAAGTATAAACACAAGTGGACTGCTAGCTACAACAGCAGAACTTTCTGATAAAGATTTTAATGCAGGAAATTATAATTTCAAAAATGCAACAGCAAATTCAATTATTAATCAAGGAACAATAGAAATAGCAAATAATGGTTCTGTTATATTAGCTTCAAATGAAGTTTCAAACGAAGGAACTATTAAAGCTATTAAAGGAAGTGTTCATTTAGTTGGAGCTGATTCTTATTCAATTAATCTAAACGAAAACTCATTAGTAAATCTTAGAGTAGATAAAGGAGTACTTGATGCTATGGTTTCAAATTCTGGAACTGTAATTGCTGATGGAGGAAAGATTTATCTAACTACAAATGCAGTTGATGAATTACTAAAAGGAGTTGTAAACAACATAGGTATTCTTGAAGCAAATAGTATTGATGATATAACAGGATATATAGAAGTTTTTGCACATGGTGGTGAGGCTTTAGTTGATGGAATTATAAGTGCAGAGGGCGGTTTTATTGAAACCTCTGCAAAAAAAATCAAGTTTTCAGATACTCTTGCTCTTAATGCAGGTTTTGGTGGTACTTGGCTTATTGACCCAAATAATATAAGAATTGTATCTGATGCAACTGCTGAAGCAAATTTAAACAATTCTGGAGGATTATATACAACTTTAGATGATTCAACAGTTTTGCGTGCATCTACTATTGAATCTCACTTAAATAATGGGGCAAATGTTGCAGTTATAACTTCAAGTGCAGGAACAAACTTGGAAGATGGAGATATTTTTTTAGAGACAAATATCAATAAAACTTCAGGTGGTGATGCAGTTTTAACACTAAAAGCACATAGAAATATAGTATTTGCAGATAGTTATACTTCACTAACTTTATATGGTAGTATTTCAAGCAGTAGTAATAAATTAAATGTTGTATTATGGTCAGATAGTGATGGAAATAATGATGGTTCAGTTTGGATACCTAAAAACTCATCTATTTCAACAAATGGTGGAAATGTTTGGATAGGAGGAGGAGCTGGCTCTATAACATGGAATGGAGTAACAATAGGAGACTCTTATGCAGTTGGTAGTAGTTTTTTTTCAGATGAAGGAAAAGCAATAGCAAGAGGTTCTTCAATAAATGGTAATATAAATGCAAATGGCTCAACTTCTGGTGGAGATATTTATATAAAAGGTCTTGCTAGTCAATCAAGTTATTATACTAGTGCTAGAGGGGTTTCTATAACAGGTTCAATAATAACAAACCATCAAGGAAATATTACAATAGAAGGAACTGCAAAAGGTGCCTCTGATGCTGTTGCTATTGGAGATACTGCTTTAAGTAATGGCTCAGGTATTTTAAGAGTTGAAGACGGAACTATTTCAATAAATGGATATTCAAATAAAAGTAATGCTTCAAGTGACTCTATTTATTTAAATAATGGTTCTTATATAGAAAGTACAGGAACTGGAACATTAATAATAGATGGAAATGATGATGAAATCTCTGCTGATTCTACTTCATATATTAAAATTGCTAATTTATTGTTAAAAAATGGTTTTACTACAACCTTAACTAATGCTAATAATGATATTAAAACATTAGCTGCAACAGGTATGACTGCTTTAACATATAGTGATTTAAATGATATTACAATAGGTACTGTTGGTGGGGTTAGTGGAATAACAGCTAATGGTGATGTTAATCTTTCTTCTGGTTCTGATATTTTTGCTTATGCACCTATTTCCAATGGTTCAAATATTCTAAATCTAAATGCTACTGGAAATATATATTATGATTCAAATGAACCTGTAAACAATGAATCTAAAAATACAGATGCTTCATCTATAATTTCTTCAAATACTTATTATACAATTAATGATTTACCAACTTTTGATAATATAAACAATAAATCTATATCTACAAATGATAAGTTATTTGATTCATCTAGTTTTGAACAAAATACCTTCGATACAGAATCACTTAGTCTTAATGACGTCTTTGGTGAAAGTAAAGTAGAAAAAAAGATTAACTCAAGTAGTTCAAATAAAAATCTTACAGAACAAAAAATTGAGACGAAAAAAGATGTTAGTTTAAATAAATCTATTGAAAATAAAGTTAATATTCAAACTTCAAACTCAACTCAAACTGAACAAAGTAGTGAATCAAATACTTCAAATGAGAGTTCAAGTGAAAATGAAACTAAAGAAAATAAAAGTTCAAAGAGTTCATCAAAGAATTTAACTGAAAATGAACTTGCTCAAAATACTTATGAGTTAGATGAAGCTCAAATTGAAATTCGTGTTGATGAAAATGGAAAGATAGTTTTTAGTAAATCTGAAATTGAAGTACGAGTTACAGCTACTGGAAAATTAATCTTTTCAAGTAGTACAAAAGATGTATTAGCGACAATGGGATTGGCAATAAAGAAAATATCTTTAAAAGACAATAAAATTGAAATTGCAATTACAGATAAAAAAGATACTTCTAAATATAGTGCAACTTTAACAAATGGTAAACCTTTGCCAAAATATTTAAAAATAGATACTAAAACAGGAAAAATAAATGGAGTTTTACCTAAAGGTGTTAAAGAAACAAAAATTAGTATAAAAGCACTAAGTAAAGATAAAACAGTTAGAGTTTTAAATTTAAAAATGGAGATTAAAATATGA
- a CDS encoding FecR domain-containing protein → MNRKNYLIFSGILILCIISFIYYKLEYSKNIFAQIVSKVGEVNLVDENGELLKKVEAGYKIKVGEFLETKDKSSATIKFVDNSIVIISEKSLVAMKKLKYDENSKQAITNLLLLKGKVESTVTNQDTFGSEYKVITPTLQLAVRGTIFNVAVEDDESRAFVTEGKIEASDGNKSLMLNTGYGVVVNDEIKLSSPIKLLNKPTVDLNELSIKYYKKYISWKELENAVKYHVQIFATSKYNTLIHDKYVNSTELSIDDLKDGKYKINIQAVDKYGLEGFRIEEYFDVKSNPLPPKIKNAKIDEETKMILFNWEKSQEANKYIIEISKTRSFDNVLIRVTNLKSSLDSMSLPLQKGNYFIRMSSVDNAGVRGPYSQMYPFKVEKR, encoded by the coding sequence ATGAATAGAAAAAATTATCTAATTTTTTCAGGAATTTTAATATTATGTATTATTAGTTTTATATATTATAAACTTGAATATTCAAAAAATATATTTGCTCAAATTGTTTCTAAAGTAGGAGAAGTTAATTTAGTTGATGAAAATGGAGAACTACTAAAAAAGGTTGAAGCAGGGTATAAAATAAAAGTAGGAGAATTTCTTGAAACAAAAGATAAATCTTCTGCAACCATAAAGTTTGTTGATAACTCAATTGTAATTATTTCAGAAAAATCCTTGGTTGCTATGAAAAAGTTAAAATATGATGAAAACTCTAAACAAGCTATTACAAATCTTCTTCTTTTAAAAGGAAAGGTTGAATCTACAGTAACCAACCAAGATACCTTTGGTTCAGAATATAAAGTAATAACCCCAACACTTCAACTTGCAGTTAGGGGAACTATATTTAATGTTGCAGTTGAAGATGATGAGTCAAGGGCTTTTGTAACAGAAGGAAAAATTGAAGCTTCAGATGGAAATAAATCTTTAATGTTAAATACTGGGTATGGTGTAGTTGTAAATGATGAAATCAAATTAAGCTCACCAATTAAGCTTCTTAATAAACCAACAGTAGATTTAAATGAATTAAGCATTAAGTATTATAAAAAGTATATATCTTGGAAAGAGCTTGAAAATGCAGTTAAATATCATGTTCAAATCTTTGCTACTTCAAAATACAATACTTTGATTCATGATAAATATGTAAATAGTACAGAACTAAGTATAGATGATTTAAAAGATGGAAAATATAAAATAAACATACAAGCAGTTGATAAGTATGGATTAGAAGGATTTAGAATTGAAGAGTATTTTGATGTTAAATCTAATCCTCTTCCACCAAAAATAAAAAATGCAAAAATTGATGAAGAAACAAAAATGATTTTATTTAATTGGGAAAAATCACAAGAAGCTAATAAGTATATAATAGAAATCTCAAAAACTAGAAGTTTTGATAATGTATTAATTAGAGTAACTAATTTAAAATCCTCATTAGATAGTATGTCACTACCTTTACAAAAAGGAAATTACTTCATTAGAATGTCAAGTGTTGATAATGCAGGAGTTAGAGGACCTTATAGCCAAATGTATCCTTTTAAAGTAGAAAAAAGATGA